The following coding sequences are from one Comamonas koreensis window:
- a CDS encoding cupin domain-containing protein, with product MQIEQALPLLGGISPAQFMRRYWQKKPLLVRGAVSDWKDLQLPLPRSELFALAGEEGVESRLIQHKAGAWTVKHGPFSRRAIPSLKTPEWTLLLQGLDLHSDAAHALLQRFAFVPAARLDDLMVSYASDGGGVGPHFDSYDVFLLQAHGKRRWRIGKQKNLALKDGIPLKILAEFEAQEEYVLEPGDMLYLPPRYAHDGVAEGECMTYSIGFRSPAQQELAGELLMRMSESDEMDEVNAKAASPIYQDPKQTAVQAPGAIPPAMLDFARAAIEKRLAEPLALARALGEALTEPKANVWFEPEDSPAMLEAVALDRKTRMVYDEHHVFINGESYRAAGRDFSLMKKLADGRHLDRRDISGASDDALQLLSQWCEDGWAHAVPQ from the coding sequence ATGCAAATCGAACAAGCACTGCCTCTGCTGGGGGGCATCTCCCCGGCCCAGTTCATGCGCCGTTACTGGCAGAAAAAACCACTGCTGGTGCGCGGCGCCGTCAGCGACTGGAAGGACCTGCAGTTGCCGCTGCCGCGCAGCGAGCTGTTTGCGCTGGCCGGCGAGGAGGGTGTTGAGTCGCGCCTGATCCAGCACAAGGCGGGCGCCTGGACGGTCAAGCACGGGCCTTTCAGCCGTCGCGCGATCCCCTCGCTCAAGACGCCGGAGTGGACCTTGCTGTTGCAGGGCCTGGATCTGCACAGTGACGCCGCCCATGCGCTGCTGCAGCGTTTTGCCTTTGTGCCGGCCGCGCGCCTCGATGACCTGATGGTCAGCTACGCCAGCGATGGCGGCGGCGTGGGCCCGCATTTCGACAGCTATGACGTGTTCTTGCTGCAGGCCCATGGCAAGCGCCGCTGGCGCATCGGCAAGCAAAAGAACCTGGCGCTGAAGGACGGCATTCCGCTCAAGATCCTGGCCGAGTTCGAAGCGCAAGAGGAGTATGTGCTCGAGCCCGGCGACATGCTCTACCTGCCGCCGCGCTACGCGCATGACGGTGTGGCCGAAGGCGAGTGCATGACGTATTCGATCGGCTTTCGCTCGCCCGCGCAGCAGGAGCTGGCCGGCGAGCTGCTGATGCGCATGTCCGAGAGCGACGAGATGGACGAGGTCAACGCCAAGGCCGCCTCGCCAATCTACCAGGACCCCAAGCAGACGGCGGTGCAGGCGCCCGGCGCGATACCGCCTGCGATGCTGGACTTTGCCCGCGCGGCGATCGAAAAGCGCCTGGCCGAGCCGCTGGCGCTGGCCCGTGCGCTGGGCGAGGCGCTGACCGAGCCCAAGGCCAATGTCTGGTTCGAGCCCGAGGACTCGCCCGCCATGCTCGAAGCCGTGGCGCTGGACCGCAAGACCCGCATGGTGTACGACGAGCACCATGTCTTCATCAATGGCGAGAGCTACCGCGCCGCAGGCCGTGACTTCAGCCTGATGAAGAAACTCGCCGATGGCCGCCACCTGGACCGGCGCGACATCAGCGGCGCCAGCGACGATGCCTTGCAGCTGCTGTCGCAGTGGTGCGAGGACGGCTGGGCCCACGCGGTGCCGCAGTGA
- a CDS encoding GbsR/MarR family transcriptional regulator → MQMTDIQQQFVLHWGEMGSLWGVNRTVSQIHALLFVLGKPLNAEQLSETLNVARSNVSNSLKELQSWQLVRVTHVLGDRRDYFETSVDVWELLRTIVRERKEREFDPTTRLLQSLVNSPDFARESPDGQDRILATLELMQKLGAWSDEMLRLSPATLDKILTLGATVQRFVRGTPAAQEPEALSKP, encoded by the coding sequence ATGCAAATGACCGACATCCAACAACAATTTGTGCTGCACTGGGGCGAGATGGGATCGCTGTGGGGCGTCAACCGCACGGTCTCGCAAATCCATGCGCTGCTGTTTGTGCTGGGCAAGCCGCTCAATGCCGAGCAGCTGAGCGAGACCTTGAATGTGGCGCGCTCCAATGTCAGCAACAGCTTGAAGGAGCTGCAATCCTGGCAGCTGGTGCGGGTGACGCATGTGCTGGGCGACCGGCGCGACTATTTCGAGACCAGTGTCGATGTCTGGGAGCTCCTCCGAACCATCGTGCGGGAGCGCAAGGAGCGGGAGTTCGACCCCACCACCCGCCTGCTGCAGTCCTTGGTCAACAGCCCCGACTTTGCCCGCGAAAGCCCCGATGGCCAGGACCGTATCCTGGCGACCCTGGAGTTGATGCAAAAGCTGGGCGCCTGGAGCGACGAGATGCTGCGGCTCTCGCCCGCCACCCTGGACAAGATCCTGACCTTGGGCGCGACCGTGCAGCGCTTTGTGCGTGGCACACCTGCCGCGCAGGAGCCCGAGGCGCTGAGCAAACCCTGA
- a CDS encoding FKBP-type peptidyl-prolyl cis-trans isomerase, whose product MEIIDQCVVALTWTLKDTLGETLDVLDEPVEFLVGGQDLLARVEQALQGHTVGSRVQLHLEPEDAFGDYDEEKVFLESRALFPADLEEGMTIEGHALPQGTNPDAPRDMIYTVTELYPEHVVLDGNHPLAGIAIRLDIQVAAVREATEEEIGTGTCGTGFFRVQPQAPGNNLLH is encoded by the coding sequence ATGGAAATCATTGATCAATGCGTGGTCGCACTGACCTGGACGCTGAAAGACACTTTGGGCGAGACCCTGGATGTGCTCGACGAGCCCGTGGAATTCCTGGTCGGAGGCCAGGATCTGCTGGCGCGCGTGGAGCAGGCGCTGCAAGGCCATACCGTGGGTAGCCGCGTGCAGCTGCACCTGGAGCCCGAAGATGCCTTTGGCGATTACGATGAAGAAAAAGTCTTTCTGGAATCGCGCGCGCTCTTCCCCGCCGATCTGGAAGAAGGCATGACCATCGAAGGCCATGCCCTGCCCCAGGGCACCAACCCCGATGCGCCGCGCGACATGATCTACACCGTCACCGAGCTCTACCCCGAGCATGTGGTGCTGGACGGCAACCACCCGCTGGCCGGCATCGCCATTCGCCTGGACATCCAGGTGGCTGCCGTGCGCGAGGCGACCGAAGAAGAGATCGGCACGGGCACCTGCGGCACCGGCTTTTTCCGCGTGCAACCCCAGGCGCCAGGCAATAACCTGCTGCACTGA
- a CDS encoding GntR family transcriptional regulator: MAVAGQSLHDTVAIQVRDLIFAGTLAAGELLDEKALCDQLSVSRTPLREALKLLVSEGLLRHEPRRGCFVETVTERDLDDIFPVIALLEGRAAYEATKKLSSADRAVLDVMHEQLAHYAEAGDIAAYYRMNHQIHEAFITLADNRWLAQAIADLRRILRLARLHQLRAPGRLQASLQEHLDIYAVMLTGDADAAEQTMRNHLLQQRKALLRTTPLSLSRIAL; the protein is encoded by the coding sequence ATGGCGGTTGCCGGACAGTCCTTGCACGACACGGTGGCGATCCAGGTGCGCGACCTGATCTTTGCCGGCACCTTGGCGGCGGGCGAGCTGCTCGATGAAAAGGCGCTGTGCGACCAGCTCTCCGTCTCGCGCACGCCGCTGCGCGAAGCGCTCAAACTGCTGGTCTCCGAAGGGTTACTGCGCCATGAGCCGCGGCGTGGCTGCTTTGTCGAGACCGTGACCGAGCGCGATCTGGACGATATCTTTCCGGTCATTGCGCTCTTGGAAGGGCGCGCCGCGTACGAGGCCACCAAGAAACTCAGCAGCGCCGACCGCGCCGTGCTCGATGTGATGCACGAGCAGCTGGCCCACTACGCCGAGGCGGGCGATATCGCGGCCTACTACCGCATGAACCACCAGATCCATGAGGCCTTCATCACCCTGGCCGACAACCGCTGGCTGGCCCAGGCCATTGCCGATCTGCGCCGCATTTTGCGCCTGGCGCGGCTGCACCAGCTGCGCGCGCCGGGCCGCCTGCAGGCCAGCTTGCAGGAGCACCTCGATATCTATGCCGTGATGCTGACCGGTGACGCCGATGCCGCCGAGCAGACCATGCGCAACCATTTGCTGCAGCAGCGCAAGGCCCTGCTGCGCACCACCCCCCTTTCACTGTCAAGGATTGCTTTATGA
- a CDS encoding Bug family tripartite tricarboxylate transporter substrate binding protein, with the protein MTKSNTPSPSRRRTVLSLAAGMAGSALPAWSWASAAAARDWPSKPVTWVVPFPAGGGTDAFARPLSSQFSKISGKTLVIDNKGGAGGTLGASFAARQPSDGYHFFMGGTHHVIAPSVYPRLDYDIQKDLVPLALLATVPQVLVVNPKRVTAANMQQLLAQLKANPGKMSFASAGAGTSHHLAGELFKIQSQTDILHVPYKGAGPALQDLIAGNVDMLFDGLGSSAAHIAAGRIKCLMVSGSQRNPSLPDVPCAAEVGLPDYNVTTWYGLWAIKGTSPELQARMFEEAKRMGASEEIKAIWAKNGAEYGSMTQPQFAAFVADEVKRWAEVVKASGAKIE; encoded by the coding sequence ATGACCAAGAGCAATACACCTTCCCCGTCCAGAAGACGAACCGTGCTGAGCCTGGCCGCTGGCATGGCGGGCAGCGCGCTGCCCGCCTGGAGCTGGGCCAGTGCGGCCGCTGCGCGCGACTGGCCGAGCAAGCCGGTGACCTGGGTGGTGCCCTTTCCTGCAGGGGGTGGCACCGATGCCTTTGCGCGGCCTCTGTCCTCGCAGTTCTCGAAAATCTCGGGCAAGACCCTGGTGATCGACAACAAGGGCGGCGCAGGCGGCACCCTGGGGGCCAGCTTTGCCGCGCGCCAGCCCTCCGATGGCTACCATTTCTTTATGGGCGGCACCCACCATGTGATTGCGCCCTCGGTCTATCCCCGGCTTGATTACGACATTCAGAAGGACCTGGTGCCGCTGGCCTTGCTGGCGACGGTGCCGCAGGTGCTGGTGGTCAACCCCAAGCGGGTGACGGCGGCCAATATGCAGCAGCTGCTGGCCCAGCTCAAGGCCAACCCGGGCAAGATGAGCTTTGCCTCGGCTGGCGCCGGCACCAGCCACCACCTGGCCGGCGAGCTGTTCAAGATCCAGAGCCAGACCGACATCCTGCATGTACCCTACAAGGGCGCGGGCCCGGCGCTGCAGGACCTGATTGCCGGCAATGTGGACATGCTGTTCGATGGCCTGGGCTCGTCGGCCGCGCATATCGCCGCCGGGCGCATCAAGTGCCTGATGGTCTCGGGCAGCCAGCGCAACCCCTCGCTGCCCGATGTGCCCTGCGCTGCCGAAGTCGGCTTGCCCGACTACAACGTGACCACCTGGTACGGCCTCTGGGCCATCAAGGGCACCTCGCCCGAGCTGCAGGCGCGCATGTTCGAAGAGGCCAAGCGCATGGGCGCCTCCGAAGAAATCAAGGCCATCTGGGCCAAGAATGGTGCGGAATATGGCAGCATGACGCAGCCGCAGTTTGCCGCCTTTGTGGCCGACGAGGTCAAGCGCTGGGCCGAGGTGGTCAAGGCCTCGGGCGCGAAGATTGAATGA
- a CDS encoding enoyl-CoA hydratase/isomerase family protein, translating into MAGQVRVQSWVAGEEASRAQAVRVVLNHAGKRNAMSRAMWRQLRSVFEDLQRQPGLRCIVLQGEGEAFCAGGDISEYADFRFAPESLAAFHEGEVWPALNAMLQCDVPLVAAIEGACMGAGVELASCCDMRLAADTAQFGAPIAKLGFPMAPKEAALVLSQVGPAKTRQMLLEAALFGADQMLASGFLSQVHPAQDLQAQLERSVARICGLAPQAARMTKQLLRALAEGDAQAPVLQQPYAYADSAEHREGIAAFVDKRAAQF; encoded by the coding sequence ATGGCGGGGCAGGTTCGTGTGCAATCGTGGGTGGCGGGCGAAGAGGCATCCCGCGCGCAGGCCGTGCGCGTGGTGCTGAACCATGCGGGCAAGCGCAATGCCATGTCTCGCGCCATGTGGCGCCAGCTGCGCAGCGTGTTTGAGGACCTGCAGCGCCAGCCCGGGCTGCGCTGCATCGTGCTGCAAGGCGAGGGCGAGGCCTTTTGTGCCGGTGGCGATATCTCGGAGTACGCCGACTTTCGCTTTGCCCCAGAGAGCCTGGCCGCCTTCCACGAAGGCGAGGTCTGGCCGGCGCTCAACGCCATGCTGCAATGCGATGTGCCGCTGGTCGCTGCCATTGAAGGCGCCTGCATGGGCGCGGGCGTGGAGCTGGCCAGCTGCTGCGACATGCGCCTGGCGGCCGACACCGCCCAGTTTGGCGCGCCGATTGCCAAACTGGGCTTTCCGATGGCACCCAAGGAGGCGGCGTTGGTGCTGAGCCAGGTGGGGCCTGCCAAGACGCGGCAGATGCTGCTGGAGGCAGCGCTCTTTGGCGCCGACCAGATGCTGGCCTCGGGCTTTTTGAGCCAGGTTCACCCCGCTCAAGACCTGCAGGCCCAGCTGGAACGCAGCGTGGCCCGCATCTGCGGCCTGGCGCCCCAGGCTGCCCGCATGACCAAGCAGCTGCTGCGTGCACTGGCCGAAGGCGATGCCCAGGCCCCGGTGCTGCAGCAGCCCTATGCCTATGCCGATTCGGCAGAACACCGCGAAGGCATTGCCGCCTTTGTCGACAAAAGAGCAGCCCAGTTTTGA
- a CDS encoding malonyl-CoA decarboxylase — protein sequence MTTATETSPATAVDSAANNWLQKSAAWLRSVGIPTELGSSSAAEGERSTTERLKATLRRGNEALSPRELRRLLADLQAVGASEVSDAEGGRLAEPVMQWYAAAQPEQRLDCWRLLCEQFMPDVAKIGQARQRYEDAIGTASMAAAERHLRKALQTPRMRLFQRFAVPAQGMRFLLDLRAQMLPQLKSQEWLVAVDADLEYLFSTWFDIAFLELRSLSWDSPASLLEKLIKYEAVHDIRSWTDLKNRLDSDRRCYGFFHPRLPNEPLIFVEVALVDKMSDSIAPLLDEAAAAADVNKASTAIFYSISNTQTGLRGVSFGDSLIKTVVEQLLQEFPKLRQFATLSPIPGFRSWLGKNAGEVWEGADKRLRAELGKALDKAEPTVDDWMAALEQPGQWQAGDAAAKLLLHAAARYLGKSLVKDKPVDPVARFHLGNGSRVERLNWAGDTSAKGIKQSYGLMVNYLYDLKRLDKHRNALAQGKIPVSSGIEALAKV from the coding sequence ATGACCACCGCTACCGAAACTTCGCCCGCTACCGCGGTGGACAGCGCCGCCAACAACTGGCTGCAAAAAAGCGCGGCCTGGCTGCGCTCGGTCGGCATTCCTACCGAGTTGGGCAGCAGCAGCGCTGCCGAAGGCGAGCGCAGCACCACCGAGCGCCTCAAGGCCACCTTGCGCCGGGGCAATGAGGCGCTGTCGCCGCGCGAGTTGCGCCGCCTGCTGGCGGACCTGCAGGCCGTGGGTGCCAGCGAGGTGAGTGACGCCGAAGGCGGGCGCCTGGCCGAGCCGGTGATGCAGTGGTATGCCGCCGCCCAGCCCGAGCAGCGCCTGGACTGCTGGCGCCTGCTGTGCGAGCAGTTCATGCCCGATGTGGCCAAGATCGGCCAGGCGCGCCAGCGCTACGAAGACGCGATCGGCACCGCCAGCATGGCCGCTGCCGAGCGCCACCTGCGCAAGGCCTTGCAGACCCCGCGCATGCGCCTGTTTCAGCGCTTTGCGGTGCCCGCGCAGGGCATGCGCTTCTTGCTCGATCTGCGCGCGCAGATGCTGCCCCAGCTCAAGAGCCAGGAATGGCTGGTCGCTGTGGACGCCGATCTGGAATACCTGTTCTCGACCTGGTTTGACATCGCCTTTTTGGAGCTGCGCAGCCTCAGCTGGGATTCGCCCGCGTCCTTGCTCGAAAAACTCATCAAGTACGAAGCGGTGCACGACATCCGCAGCTGGACGGACCTGAAAAACCGCCTCGACAGCGACCGCCGCTGCTACGGCTTTTTCCACCCGCGCCTGCCCAACGAACCGCTGATCTTTGTCGAGGTGGCCCTGGTCGACAAGATGTCGGACAGCATTGCGCCGCTGCTGGACGAGGCCGCTGCCGCAGCCGATGTGAACAAGGCCAGCACGGCGATCTTCTACTCGATCAGCAACACCCAGACGGGTTTGCGCGGCGTGAGTTTTGGCGATTCGCTGATCAAGACCGTGGTCGAGCAACTGCTGCAGGAGTTTCCCAAGCTGCGCCAGTTCGCCACCTTGTCGCCGATACCCGGTTTTCGCAGCTGGCTGGGCAAGAATGCTGGCGAGGTCTGGGAGGGCGCCGACAAGCGCCTGCGTGCCGAGCTGGGCAAGGCGCTGGACAAGGCTGAGCCCACGGTGGACGACTGGATGGCCGCGCTGGAGCAACCGGGCCAGTGGCAGGCGGGCGATGCGGCCGCCAAGCTGCTGCTGCATGCCGCTGCCCGCTACCTGGGCAAGAGCCTGGTCAAGGACAAACCGGTGGACCCGGTCGCGCGCTTTCACCTGGGCAATGGCTCGCGGGTCGAGCGCCTGAACTGGGCGGGCGATACCTCGGCCAAGGGCATCAAGCAGTCCTATGGTTTGATGGTGAACTACCTGTACGACTTGAAGCGCCTGGACAAGCACCGCAATGCGCTCGCCCAGGGAAAGATTCCGGTGTCATCGGGCATTGAGGCGCTGGCCAAGGTCTGA
- the bamC gene encoding outer membrane protein assembly factor BamC — translation MNSLAKLSVLSLSVTLAACGTGNILEGDKIDYKSASKGPTLEVPPDLTQLSKDSRYVVPGGTVSAAAYQVQKDAAPKGTANTAASQIGDVQIERDGNQRWLVIDRPADKVWEPVKDFWQESGFALTIERPDIGIMETDWAENRAKLPQDFIRRSIGKVFDSIYSTGEQDKFRTRIERRPDGKTEIYVSHRGMEEVYSNKEKDSTIWQPRKADPELETEFLRRIMVKLGVSEEQSKAIAAAPLAPVSTSKIATAADGSPVLQVSDPFDRTWRRVGLALDRTGFTVEDRDRSQGVYFVRYIDPTDLNKKPDGFFAKIFNRNPDAPDPIKYRIQVKSEANTSNVTVLNESGKADTSANAQRILKVLADDMK, via the coding sequence GTGAATTCCCTCGCAAAACTCAGCGTGCTGAGCCTGTCTGTCACTTTGGCCGCTTGCGGTACCGGCAATATTCTCGAAGGCGACAAGATCGACTACAAGAGCGCCTCCAAGGGGCCAACGCTGGAAGTCCCCCCGGACCTGACCCAGCTGTCCAAGGACTCGCGCTATGTCGTGCCTGGCGGCACGGTCTCGGCTGCGGCCTACCAGGTGCAAAAGGATGCGGCCCCCAAGGGCACGGCCAACACCGCCGCGTCGCAGATTGGCGACGTGCAAATCGAGCGCGATGGCAACCAGCGCTGGCTGGTCATCGACCGCCCCGCAGACAAGGTCTGGGAGCCGGTCAAGGACTTCTGGCAGGAAAGCGGCTTTGCGCTGACCATCGAGCGCCCCGACATCGGCATCATGGAAACCGACTGGGCCGAAAACCGCGCCAAGCTGCCGCAGGATTTCATCCGCCGCTCCATTGGCAAGGTGTTTGACTCGATCTACTCGACCGGCGAGCAGGACAAGTTCCGCACCCGCATCGAGCGCCGCCCCGATGGCAAGACCGAAATCTACGTGAGCCACCGCGGCATGGAAGAGGTCTACTCCAACAAGGAAAAGGACAGCACTATCTGGCAGCCGCGCAAGGCCGATCCAGAGCTGGAAACCGAATTCCTGCGCCGCATCATGGTCAAGCTGGGCGTGAGCGAAGAGCAGTCCAAGGCGATTGCCGCAGCGCCGCTGGCCCCTGTGAGCACCTCCAAGATCGCGACCGCTGCCGATGGCTCGCCCGTGCTGCAGGTCAGCGATCCGTTTGACCGCACCTGGCGCCGTGTGGGCCTGGCGCTGGACCGCACGGGCTTTACCGTTGAGGACCGCGACCGCAGCCAGGGCGTGTACTTTGTGCGCTACATCGACCCGACCGATCTGAACAAGAAGCCCGACGGTTTCTTTGCCAAGATCTTCAACCGCAACCCGGATGCACCGGACCCGATCAAGTACCGCATCCAGGTCAAGAGCGAAGCCAACACCAGCAATGTCACCGTGCTCAACGAGAGCGGCAAGGCCGACACCTCGGCGAATGCCCAACGCATTCTGAAGGTGCTGGCAGACGACATGAAGTGA
- a CDS encoding transporter substrate-binding domain-containing protein, with product MTKKWVLGLVAGVCVLGSAAVSAQQALPDLKVAVDLSYEPFTYKLPTGQPAGFDVDIANALCAQIKRKCVFVEQVWDGMIPGLQAKKYDVIISSMAKNEDRARVVDFTNKYYHTGARIVMPKGFKYTGPESLKGKKIGVLKASIQEKWALTYLKPAGADVVSYPGRDPVYLDINSGRLDGSVADSVEIAYGFLKKPEGQNFEFVSDTLVDKKIFGEGASIAMRKGQPELKKSLNDAIAAIRADGRYKQIADKYFDFDPYGKD from the coding sequence ATGACCAAAAAATGGGTGCTGGGCCTGGTGGCCGGTGTGTGCGTGCTGGGCAGTGCAGCGGTGTCTGCGCAGCAGGCCTTGCCCGATCTGAAAGTGGCCGTGGACCTGAGCTATGAGCCCTTTACCTACAAGCTGCCCACAGGCCAGCCCGCCGGTTTCGACGTCGACATCGCCAACGCGCTGTGCGCCCAGATCAAGCGCAAGTGCGTGTTTGTCGAGCAGGTCTGGGACGGCATGATCCCCGGTCTGCAGGCCAAGAAGTACGACGTGATCATCAGCTCGATGGCCAAGAACGAGGACCGCGCCCGTGTTGTGGACTTCACGAACAAGTACTACCACACCGGTGCGCGCATCGTGATGCCCAAAGGCTTCAAGTACACCGGCCCCGAATCACTCAAGGGCAAGAAGATTGGCGTGCTCAAGGCCAGCATCCAGGAGAAGTGGGCGCTGACCTACCTCAAGCCCGCAGGCGCCGATGTGGTGTCCTACCCCGGCCGTGACCCGGTCTACCTGGACATCAATTCCGGCCGCCTGGACGGCTCGGTCGCCGACAGCGTCGAGATCGCCTACGGCTTTTTGAAAAAGCCCGAGGGCCAGAACTTTGAGTTTGTCAGCGACACCTTGGTGGACAAGAAGATCTTTGGCGAAGGCGCCAGCATTGCGATGCGCAAGGGCCAGCCCGAGCTGAAGAAGTCACTCAATGATGCGATTGCCGCCATCCGCGCGGACGGGCGCTACAAGCAGATCGCCGACAAGTACTTTGACTTTGACCCTTACGGCAAGGACTGA
- the lgt gene encoding prolipoprotein diacylglyceryl transferase: MPAMLMYPQFDPIAIKLGPLAVHWYGLTYLVAFGLFLFLGIRRLKDQPFASVTTPTRWQRKDVEDILFYGVLGVIVGGRLGYCLFYKPAYYLSHPLEILAVWQGGMSFHGGLVGVIVSMVLYAKLKGRPWLQVADFVAPCIPLGLASGRVGNFINGELWGRFSSPDLPWGMVFPQSGSMLPRHPSQIYQFLLEGVLLFVVMWLYSRKPRGEGQVAGVFLIGYGLLRFIAEYFREPDDFLGLLSLNLSMGQWLSLPMVLLGIYLWSRGRNQPVLTTA; this comes from the coding sequence ATGCCTGCCATGCTGATGTATCCCCAATTTGACCCGATTGCCATCAAGCTCGGCCCGCTGGCCGTGCATTGGTATGGACTGACCTATCTGGTCGCCTTTGGCCTGTTTTTGTTCCTGGGCATACGCCGCCTCAAGGACCAGCCCTTTGCCTCGGTCACCACGCCCACGCGCTGGCAGCGCAAGGATGTCGAGGACATTCTGTTCTATGGCGTGCTGGGCGTCATCGTCGGCGGCCGCCTGGGCTACTGCCTGTTCTACAAACCCGCTTACTACCTCAGCCACCCGCTGGAGATCTTGGCCGTCTGGCAGGGCGGCATGAGCTTTCATGGCGGCCTGGTGGGCGTGATCGTGTCCATGGTGCTGTATGCCAAGCTCAAGGGCCGGCCCTGGCTGCAGGTGGCCGACTTTGTCGCGCCCTGCATCCCGCTGGGCCTGGCCTCGGGCCGCGTGGGCAACTTCATCAATGGCGAGCTCTGGGGGCGCTTCTCAAGCCCCGATCTGCCCTGGGGCATGGTATTTCCGCAAAGCGGCTCGATGCTGCCGCGCCACCCCTCGCAGATCTACCAGTTCCTGCTCGAAGGCGTGCTGCTGTTCGTGGTGATGTGGCTGTACTCGCGCAAGCCGCGTGGCGAGGGCCAGGTCGCTGGCGTCTTTCTGATCGGCTACGGCCTGCTGCGCTTTATTGCCGAGTACTTCCGCGAGCCCGATGACTTTTTGGGCCTGCTGTCGCTGAACCTGAGCATGGGCCAGTGGCTCAGCCTGCCGATGGTGCTGCTGGGGATTTACCTCTGGAGCCGGGGCCGCAACCAGCCGGTGTTGACGACGGCCTAA
- the dapA gene encoding 4-hydroxy-tetrahydrodipicolinate synthase, with translation MTSTSVPLTGSIVALITPLHADGSVDYASLRKLIDWHIAEGTNCIGVVGTTGESPTVTVEEHMEIIRVSVEQANKRVPIMAGCGANSTHEAITLAKYAKSVGADSQLQVVPYYNKPTQEGQFQHFKAIAEAVGDLPIFLYNVPGRSVADMQHDTVLRLAEVPGIVGIKEATGNIERAQWLIKDAPAGFGIYSGDDPTAVALMLCGGHGNVSVTANVAPRLMSQLCQAAIAKDVGRAMEIQNKLLPLHKALFLEANPIPVKWAANKMGLCGPTLRLPMTELSAGLHGTVEAAMRGASLL, from the coding sequence ATGACTTCCACCAGTGTTCCATTGACCGGTAGTATTGTTGCCCTGATCACCCCCCTGCATGCCGATGGCAGCGTGGACTATGCAAGCCTGCGAAAACTGATCGACTGGCATATCGCCGAAGGCACCAACTGCATCGGTGTGGTGGGCACCACGGGCGAGTCGCCCACGGTCACCGTCGAAGAGCACATGGAGATCATCCGCGTCTCCGTCGAGCAGGCCAACAAGCGCGTGCCCATCATGGCCGGCTGTGGCGCCAACTCGACCCACGAAGCCATCACGCTGGCCAAGTACGCCAAGAGCGTGGGCGCCGACAGCCAGCTGCAGGTCGTGCCCTACTACAACAAGCCGACCCAGGAAGGCCAGTTCCAGCACTTCAAGGCGATTGCCGAAGCGGTGGGCGACCTGCCCATCTTCCTCTACAACGTACCGGGCCGCAGCGTGGCCGACATGCAGCACGACACCGTGCTGCGCCTGGCCGAAGTGCCCGGCATCGTCGGCATCAAGGAAGCGACCGGCAACATCGAGCGCGCCCAGTGGCTGATCAAGGATGCGCCAGCCGGCTTTGGCATCTACTCAGGCGATGACCCCACCGCCGTGGCCCTGATGCTGTGCGGCGGACACGGCAATGTCAGCGTCACCGCCAACGTCGCGCCACGCCTGATGAGCCAGCTATGCCAGGCGGCAATTGCCAAGGATGTTGGTCGGGCTATGGAAATTCAGAATAAACTGCTGCCGCTGCATAAAGCCCTCTTCTTGGAGGCCAACCCCATTCCGGTAAAGTGGGCGGCCAACAAGATGGGCCTGTGTGGCCCGACCCTGCGCCTGCCGATGACCGAGCTTTCCGCCGGTCTGCATGGCACGGTGGAAGCTGCAATGCGCGGAGCCTCCTTGCTCTAA
- a CDS encoding thiol-disulfide oxidoreductase DCC family protein: MPRRDSFATQFPLTIYYDASCRMCNAEMRHLMLRNRAGKLLFVDASTADLSQAPADKAALMQSIHGVGADGQVYTGVDCLTRAYLGVGWDWVPRLAGLPLVAGALDTLYPLLARNRYRLPLAPMAWVLEQGLQCTVRRQARQAAARSEACARGSDACDIDRPR; the protein is encoded by the coding sequence ATGCCCCGCCGTGACAGTTTTGCCACCCAGTTTCCGCTGACGATCTACTACGACGCCAGCTGCCGCATGTGCAATGCCGAGATGCGCCATCTGATGCTGCGCAACCGCGCGGGCAAGCTCCTCTTTGTCGATGCCAGCACCGCCGATCTGAGCCAGGCCCCGGCCGACAAGGCCGCGCTGATGCAGTCCATCCATGGCGTGGGGGCCGACGGCCAGGTCTACACCGGCGTCGATTGCCTGACGCGCGCCTACCTGGGCGTGGGCTGGGACTGGGTGCCCCGGCTGGCCGGGCTGCCGCTGGTGGCCGGTGCACTGGACACGCTCTACCCGCTGCTGGCCCGCAACCGCTACCGCCTGCCGCTGGCCCCGATGGCCTGGGTACTGGAGCAGGGCCTGCAATGCACCGTACGGCGCCAGGCCCGGCAGGCCGCAGCGCGCAGCGAGGCCTGCGCACGCGGCAGCGATGCCTGCGACATCGACCGCCCGCGCTAA